gtattggacgggctctgcagaggcgggagagggacgggctctgcggaggtgatATTGGATGGGCTCTGtagaggcgggagagggacgggctctgcggaggtggtattggacgggctctgtagaggcgggagagggacgggctctgcggaggtggtattggacgggctctgtggaggcgggagagggacgggctctgcggaggtggtattggacgggctctgcggaggcgggagagggacgggctctgtggaggcgggagagggacgggctctgtggaggcgggagagggacgggctctgcggaggtggtattggacgggctctgtagaggcaggagagggacgggctctgtagaggcaggagagggacgggctctgtggaggcgggagagggacgggctctgcggaggtggtattggacgggctctgtagaggcgggagagggacgggctctgcagAGGTGATattggacgggctctgcggaggcgggagagggacgggctctgtggaggcgggagagggacgggctctgcggaggtgatATTGGATGGGCTCTGtagaggcgggagagggacgggctctgtggaggcgggagagggccgggctctgcggaggtgatATTGGACGGGCTCCgtggaggcgggagagggacgggctctgcggaggtggtattggatgggctctgtggaggcgggagagggacgggctctgcggaggtggtattggatGGGCTCTGTAGAGGcaggagagggacgggctctgtggaggcgggagagggacgggctctgcggaggtgatattggacgggctctgtggaggcgggagagggacgggctctgcggaggtggtattggacgggctctgtggaggcgggagagggacgggctctgcggaggtggtattggacgggctctgtggaggcgggagagggacgggctctgcggaggtggtattggacgggctctgtagaggcgggagagggacgggctctgtggaggcaggagagggacgggctctgcggaggtggtattggacgggctctgcggaggtggcattggacgggctctgtggaggcgggagagggacgggctctgcggaggtggtattggatgggctctgtggaggcgggagagggacgggctctgcggaggtgatATTGGATGGGCTCTGtagaggcgggagagggacgggctctgcggaggtggtattggacaGGCTCTGCGAAGGTGATATTGGATGGGCTCTGtagaggcgggagagggacgggctctgcggaggtgatATTGGATGGGCTCTGtagaggcgggagagggacgggctctgtagAGGCGGGAGAAGGACGGGCTCTGTAGAGGcaggagagggacgggctctgcggaggtggtattggtcgggctctgtggaggcgggagagggacgggctctgcggaggtggtattggatgggctctgtagaggcgggagagggacgggctctgcggaggtgatATTGGATGGGCTCTGtagaggcgggagagggacgggctctgtagAGGCGGGAGAAGGACGGGCTCTGTAGAGGcaggagagggacgggctctgcggaggtggtattggtcgggctctgtagaggcgggagagggacgggctctgcggaggtgatattggacgggctctgtagaggcgggagagggacgggctctgcggaggtggtattggacgggctctgtagaggcgggagagggacgggctctgcggaggcgggagagggacgggctctgcggaggcgggagagggacgggctctgcggaggtggtattggacgggctctgtagaggcgggagagggacgggctctgcggaggtggtattggacgggctctgcggaggcgggagagggacgggctctgcggaggtgatATTGGatgggctctgcggaggtggtattggacgggctctgcggaggcgggagagggacgggctctgcggaggcgggagagggacgggctctgcggaggtggtattggacgggctctgtagaggcgggagagggacgggctctgtggaggcgggagagggacgggctctgcggaggtggtattggacgggctctgtggaggcgggagagggacgggctctgctgaggtggtattggacgggctctgtggaggcgggagagggacgggctctgcggaggtggtattggacgggctctgtggaggcgggagagggacgggctctgcggaggtggtattggacgggctctgtggaggcgggagagggacgggctctgcggaggtggtattggacgggctctgtggaggcgggagagggacgggctctgcggaggtggtattggacgggctctgtagaggcgggagagggacgggctctgcggaggtggtattggacgggctctgcggaggtggtattggacgggctctgcggaggtggtattggacgggctctgtggaggcgggagagggacgggctctgcggaggtggtattggacgggctctgtggaggcgggagagggacgggctctgcggaggtggtattggacgggctctgtggaggcgggagagggacgggctctgcggaggtggtattggacgggctctgtggaggcgggagagggacgggctctgcggaggtggtattggacgggctctgtagaggcgggagagggacgggctctgcggaggtggtattggacgggctctgCAGAGgtgagagggacgggctctgcggaggcgggagagggacgggctctgcggaggtggtattggacgggctctgtggaggcgggagagggacgggctctgcggaggcgggagagggacgggctctgcggaggcgggagagggacgggctctgcggaggtggtattggacgggctctgtagaggcgggagagggacgggctctgcggaggtggtattggacgggctctgtggaggcgggagagggacaggctctgcggaggtggtattggacgggctctgcggaggcgggagagggacgggctctgcggaggtggtattggacgggctctgtggaggcgggagagggacgggctctgcggaggtggtattggacgggctctgtggaggcgggagagggacgggctctgcggaggtggtattggacgggctctgtagaggcgggagagggacgggctctgcggaggtgatattggacgggctctgcggaggcaGGAGGGCAGTGGGCTTTGCGAGGCCGCAGAGGGTGGGCTCATTCCCTGCGCTTTGGAGCCCGCCAGCGTATCTGACAGCCCTGAGACGAGCACAGTgattgcccagcccagcccagcccctcgttATCAGAGCGAATTGCGAGCTGCCAGGCCTGTGCTCTCTGGGTGTTGCTTGGGCTGGTGCTGGCTGACTGGCTCCCCTGGAGCGATGCCGCATGTCCTGGAGGTCTGTGACTGCGGCTCGTGTCAGCCGTTGGCGCCAGCGATGGGGGAGCGAAAGCCCAGCTCCAATCCAGCCGGGCTGGGTGCTGAAGTGCGGCTGAGGCTTTGACTGTGCCTCGGCCGAGGCAGGATTTGAGCCCAGCGCAGGCAAAGAGGACTTGAactggtgggatgggggtggggggcttcccGCGCTGCTGCCATTGGGTACCAGGGTCCAATGGCTGGCGGAGCAGGACCAGTGGGGCGGGCGAGGCTATGGGGCAACTGGCTCGGGAGGCTGGGCCCATAGGGTGGTCCTGCGGCAGagggggccctgccccatccctggggaacagCAACTGGCGGGGCAGTGGAGGGCCGACGGGGGGACCCACACGCGCCTGGCCTGTGCACACAGGCCTAGGAGGAGGGTTCTGGGCTGGGCGGGCCTGGCATGCGGATGGATGCGGTGCTGTGAGGCAGCAGGTGCCCAGGCAGGGTCAGAGTAGAGCCCCgacaggagctgagagctggccagCCACCCTGAGGAGTGACTGGTGGCAGGACACCGAGGCCAGGGGCTGAGCTAGTCCTGCCCAGGGAGGCCGTGCTGAGCTGTGGAAGGGGGTTCCTGGGTATTCCACAATCTGCAGGACAGTCCCATGTCCGCGTTTACCCCAAAGGGTCCCGCCATACAGGCACTGAGTTGTGGTATCCGTGGAACCGCTCACCTGGGTGTGGGGCGGCTGCTGGAGTAAGGCCCCTGTGCCACCAGGTCGTCCAACAGCCTGGCCAGGGTCTGGAGCCAACATGGAGTGACCCCGGCCCACGCTCCTCAGCTTGGTTGCCCAGGGCCTTTCAGGCCTCAAGCAGTGCGTGGACTGCAAAGGACCTTGCTGTGGACGATCGCATGCACCACCCACGTACACCACCACGTCGCActcggccagcagctggggcgcCTGCGTCCAGGTGATCTCTGCATCCCCGCACtggccggcagccacagcacgtGGACGGCGCTGAGTGAGTGCTGGTGCACAGGGCCGGGGCCCGCCATGCGGCGAGGTGTTGGGGCGATGCATGGGCCTGAAAGGGCTCACCGGACCAGCCTGTGGTGCAGAGGTAGCTGTCAAGTGAGAGGCCGGCCACTGAGATGGCATCTGTTATCAGCGGAGTTTGCAGCCATCCCAAGCGGTGCGGGACACGGCTGCCTGCTGGGCAATTGGAAGCTGAATTTAGGATTAAACAAAACTTGGCTGTGGTTTGTATCTCAAGTCTCAGGCTGGCACTTCCATTTGGACAAGGTCAAAAGCAGTGAAAAATGTGAAGAACTCAGTGGTGGTGTTGTTTTTAAACTTCTCTTAAAGGTCCCATATAAGCATACCGACCATCTGGCAACCCTGTCccggctgtgtggcagggcagctaACACACCCAGCATGGTCTGCCAGGGGCCCAGCGCAGGCTGTGTGTCAGGGCAGGTAACACACCCAGCGTGGTCTGCCAGGGGCCCGGCGCAGGCTGTGTGTCAGGGCAGGTAACATGCCCAGCGTGGTCTGCCAGGGGCCCGGCGCAGGCTGTGTGTCAGGGCAGGTAACACGCCCAGCATGGTCTGCCAGGGGCCCGGCACAGGCTGTGTGTCAGGGCAGGTAACACACCCAGCGTGGTCTGCCAGGGGCCCGGCGCAGGCTGTGTGTCAGGGCAGGTAACACGCCCAGCATGGTCTGCCAGGGGCCCGGCACAGGGTGTGTGTCAGGGCAGGTAACACGCCCAGCATGGTCTGCCAGGGGCCCGGCACAGGGTGTGTGTCAGGGCAGGTAACACGCCCAGCATGGTCTGCCAGGGGCCCGGCGCAGGCTGTGTGTCAGGGCAGGTAACACGCCCAGCATGGTCTGCCAGGGGCCCGGCGCAGGCTGTGTGTCAGGGCAGGTAACACGCCCAGCATGGTCTGCCAGGGGCCCGGCACAGGGTGTGTGTCAGGGCAGGTAACACGCCCAGCATGGTCTGCCAGGGGCCCGGCGCAGGCTGTGTGTCAGGGCAGGTAACACACCCAGCATGGTCTGCCAGGGGCCCGGCACAGGTGGTGTGTCTGGGCAGGTAACACGCCCAGCATGGTCTgccaggggcctggcacaggtggtgTGTCTGGGCAGGTAACACACCCAGCATGGTCTGCCAGGGGGCCCGGCTTCCCTGGGGTGAGGCCTCTGCTCAGTCCccggggctcccccaccccccaacctgggTGCCTCTGGCTAGCACAGCACCAGACAAAGCAGCCCAGGCTCTGTACCAAGGGCAGCAGCTTTGCCTTAGCCCCAGAGGGTGGGCAGGCAGAGGTGATCTTTGAGCTAGGCCAgagtggagccagctgcccactgctcctGAGCCCCAGGGGGCTGGTTCACTCTGCAGGCAGGGCCCTGCAGGTGTGGTAACCCAGGCTCTGGGACTTagctgcaggcagggccagggctggtgctgggacCCCACCGTACACCCCctgtgcagagccctgccagcagcacggCAGTGAAGGCCGTGGTATGCTAGCGCTTTGCCACCCTTACTTCGCTCGCTGGCTGCCCAGCGCTGGTGGCAGTGGCGGTGTGGGAGGGTGGAGCGCTCTGGTATTGCCGCCCTTCTGCATGGCTGCTGGGTCGGTGCCACCCGCCGAGCTGGGCATCCGGCTGCCGGCTGCCAGCTGCCAGGCTACAGCCgtgcagctctgcaggcagcccaGAAGGAGGGGTGACAATACTACAGCCAACCCCTGTGCACATcgcttttggatcaggaccccctGCCCCATTTGAAATGCACGGCTCTTCTGAGTCACAGACAGGGgcaggaaaggacctcaggagtcacccagccagcccctgcccaaagcaggaccagtcccactaactcatcccagccagggcttggtcaagtcgggactttaaaacctccagggacggagacgCCACCAGCTCtgtgggtaacacattccagtgcttccccaccctcctggggaaagagtttttcctcatatccaacctcccactccccctgtgtaacttcagaccattgctccttggtctgctGTCTGCCACCAAGACGAgcctgtctccctcctccttggagcCCCTTAGCGTACAGGGTCCGTGCGCACGGAAAAGGAGAGTTCCCAGCGGTGCGGGTGGGGCTGTCACAGCCCAGaatgtttttcatggccatgagcCCAGTATGCCCCTAGCTAtggagccccctgccctggctttgGCCCCCGGGCCTCCCACAGCAGCCAACTCCCCCTTCTACGCACTGTCCCTCCCAAGTGCCGCCCCAGCCCAGGTAGCGTGCGCTGCAGGGAGCGCCCAAAGGGGACCACACCCGCGCTCAGCAGCAGGCTTGGTTGTGCCGCTGTGTTCTAGCAGGGGCATGACTGCGCTGCCCCGGCACAAGTGGCGCTGCTCATACCCGGGTGGTGGAACAAGCTGCTAGCGGCCTGGGCCGGCCCCTTCTGGGTCATCCGGTGGGTGAGTGAGGTGatctatgtggtggaactgtcgaacccgGCTCACAGCCACCGGGCGTCCCACATCGATGTGATGAAACCGTACTGGGACTGGTGCTGGCCAAGTGcaggcgctgggggcgggggctggccccTTGGGGGATCTGCTCgctgggactggagccggctccttgcagGAATCTATGCCCCTCtcggaccagctgacccctgcccagcagatggagatcaggGAGGTGCTGCTGTTCTCTGACGGGCTGGGACtcactaacttggctgtccactGACTAGAGACAGGCGCTCACACTGCTGTATAATGTGTACGGTTCAGAGCCAtggggaagacggctcaggacctAGAACGGGAGACACAGGAcatgctggccctgggggtgatccagcccctgggcccctCCCGTGGTGCTGGTCCCCAAGAAGGACCAGTCAATCTGGTTTTGTGGAGACTGTTGCAAGCTCAATGTCATCACCATCTCAGatgcctgctccctgcccaggcctgACGACTTCCTGGACAAGCTCAGGGAGCCCGCTGCCTCACCCCCATAGCACAcgccaaggggtactggcaaagTACCACTGGAGCCAGATGCCTGGCTAAAATCAGTGTTCGTCACCCCTTGGGGCTGTCTGGCCGCAgtgtccagccagttctgaagcaggAGTCGCTCTAGTGGTAACTGctgtagtgaactagccacatcaTTCTGAAACGGTAAATACTTTTGAGATGCTCCAGACATACCGATTCTTGTCTTCAAATGCCGCCACCAGCAGCTTGGGTTCAATCAACAGAAATCATCAGATTGTGCAGCAATACAATCAGTGGGCCACCTGACCGTTATTTTCACTGCTGACCCTCTGAAAGCAGGCAAAACTTTTTGACTCAGTGTTAGTCAGTTCTCCTGCTTCAGACTTATGCTAACAACAAACTGGTTCATGGACAAAGTTGtagaaaaacaaattaatattGTGCAGTTTCAGCACAAAAGCAATATTGACTGGGAGGCTGAAAAAGGGACCCGAAGTTTGAAACCAGTATCTCTGGATGTGAAACGTGCTAGAGGCATTTTCCGTTTTTCACAAGTGGGAGCAGAACTCAGACCCTAAGCCACGGCTTACAATGCTGTATGATGTCTTCCCTCCCAAGCAGCATATTTCTGCTATACCACAGTGTGGTGGAAGCATCCATCCACCAAATGGGTCACATTAACGGAAAGTGGCTTTAGAGTGCAGAAAGattgtctgaatttttttttttcattctttgaaAATTTGGGGGTTTGATTTAAAAGGTTTTTGAATGCGACAATTTTTATTATTCAAGCCAAATAGCCGCACTCAACCAgctgttggacaccacagctccctgagttcctggtcctgccctttggcctcaagggggcacctgcaACCTTCCAGCACCTGGCAGGCCAGCTGGTAAGGGGGATGGAGTGTTTTGCCCTGATTTACGTGCGTTTTCAGTCAGTCATGGGAGGACCATGTGCTGGACTGACttcagaaggctggtctgactatcaaggcagggaagtgcaaggtggggatggctaagGTGACCTACCTGGGGCACGAGGTGGGCAGCGGCTACTTAAAGctggagccagctaaagtggaggctgtcagattggccaacaccccagactaagaagcaggtccaggacttcattgggatggcggggtactaccggaggtttgtgccccactttagctccatcacaggacccctcacagagctgtgtaagaagggaaggcctgacaaggtggtctggaccgagcagtgccaagaggccctctgcgcgctgaaggaggctctggtcagggccccagtgctggcaaatccagacttcaacaagcccttcctggtgttcaccgatgcctcagacgtggggctgggggcggtgctaatgcaggtgaatgacaagggggagaaacaccccatcgtgtacctgagcaagaagctgctgccccgggagcagagctacgcggccatagagaaggaatgtctggccatggtgtgggcgctggggaagttgcagccgtacctgtttggacggtgtttcaccgtgtacaccggtcactcacccctgacctggctgcatcacatgaaagcggcccaagctcctgcggtggagtctgctcctgcaggactatgacgtggaggtggtccatgtcaagGGGGATGCCAGTGTTGGagcctggatgaggggctgggacCTGGCAGCTGGGTCTCAGCTGGTTTGGGATGTAGGAAAAGGACCAGGCCCTGGCTCTGAGCTCCTCTCCCAGGGAGGGATTGTACTGAATGCTCCTGTTTCCTGTCCCCACCAACTAATGAACCTTCTGTGCACCCTGCAGGCTGAGTCTATCCTCGGACTGCgcatgggggagcagggccaaCGGACTCCCCCACAGGTGGTGACACTTGGTGCCAAAGGAACGGGACTGCCCAGTGACAGTGGTGGGGGGCTGCCTCACAACAGGAGAATCGGCACCCACCCCCAAAGGAAAGGCTGCATGGGCCCACCAGAGGCTCAGACTACACACCGGGCCAGGCAGTCCTGCTCTGACgccgcagccctgccctgggtgaCTCCCCCAGACACCAGCTCAGAGCAGACTCAGACGTTCACACAGGAGCAGGTCCCTCTCTAGAAACCATTTATTGACACAAAACACTGCAGCCTGGGGCACCGCAGGGCCCCTCCCGTGAGGCCCAGCCTCTGCCGGCGCACCCGTGCCACTGGGCTCCCAGCAGGCAGCTCTACCTGGCGTGGAGCCGGCGGTGCTTGCAGAGGTAGGAGCGAAGGCTGAAGCGCTTGCCGCACAGGGTGCactcatggggtttgccagctgcCACGGTGTGGATCTGGCGGTGCTTGCAGAGGTACGAGCGCTGGCTGAAGCACTTGCCGCACTGGGGGCACTGATGCGGCTTTCCTGCCCCATGGATCCGGCGGTGCTTCACCAGGTACGAGCTGCGGCCAAAGCACTTCCGGCACTCAGGGCACTGGAAGGGATTCACCTGCCCTGGGGCAGCGGGGAGCTCAGCCAGGCCTCCCCTTCCCTCGGCGCTGACACACTGATTCTCCCTAGCCTGGAGACTCTGCAGTGcagccagctccaggctgctggtCATGGCACACTCTGCTTCCTGGCAGAGCTCCCCGTGGCCTGGCTGCACTGGACTCAGAGCCAGACTCTGCTCTGCTCCGTGGCAGGACTCCCCGTGGCCTGGCTGCACTGGACTCAGAgccaggctctgctctgctccgtgGCAGGACTCTCCGTGGCCTGGCTGCACTGCACTCGGTGccaggccctgctctgctccatggcAGGACTCCCCGTGGCCTGGCTGCACTGCACTtggtgccagctcctgccctgctctgtggcaggactccccatggcctggctgcactgcactcagtgccagctcctgccctgctctgtggcaggactccccgtggcctggctgcactgcactcggtgccagctcctgccctgctatGTGGTAGGACTCCCCGTGGCCTGGCTGCACTGGACTCAGAGccagaccctgctctgctccgTGGCAGGACTCCCCGTGGCCTGGCTGCACTGCACTCAGTGccaggccctgctctgctccgTGGCAGGACTCCCCGTGGCCTGGCTGCACTGCACTtggtgccagctcctgccctgctatGTGGCAGGACTCCCCGTGGCCTGGCTGCACTGCACTCAgtggcagctcctgccctgctccgTGGCAGGACTCCCCGTGGCCTGGCTGCACTGCACTtggtgccagctcctgccctgctccgTGGCAGGACTCCGCATGGCCTGGCTGCACTGCACGcagtgccagctcctgccctgctccgTGGCAGGACTCCCCGTGGCCTGCCTGCACTGCATTCAGTGCCAAGTCCTGCCCTGCTCCGTGGCAGGactccccatggcctggctgcactgcattcagtgccaggccctgccctgctccgtgGCAGGACTCCCCGTGGCCTGGCTGCACTGCATTcagtgccaggccctgccctgctgcatggTAGGTCTCCCCGTGGCCTGGCTGCACTGCACTCAgtggcaggccctgccctgctccatgaCAGGACTCCCCGTGGCCTGGCTGCACTGAACTcagaggcaggccctgctctgctctgtggtaggtctccccatggcctggctgcaCTGCAGTCAGTGCCAGGTCCTGCTCTGCTCCGTGGTAGgtctccctgtggcctggctgcaCTGCAGTCAGTGGCAGGCCCTGTCCTGCTCCGTGGTAGggctccccatggcctggctgcactgcactcagtgccaggccctgccctgctccgtgGTAGGGCTCCCCGTGGCCTGGCTGCACTGCAttcagagccaggccctgctctgctccgTGGTAGGtctccccatggcctggctgcaCTGTACTCAgtggcaggccctgccctgctccgtgGTAGGGCTCCCCGTGGCCTGGCTGCACTGCATTCAGAGCCAGACCCTGTTCTTCCCCGTGGCAGGGCTCCCCGTGGATTCTCTGCAGCACAATCAACTCCAGGCTCTGAACTGTGGGTCCCTCAGTGCTGTAACAGGGCTCTGCGTGAATTCTTTGCAGTGTAAACATTGGGCATTGTGCCACGTTGCCCTCTGCGCTGTGCCAGGGCTGTGCATGGACCCCCTGTAAGGCAATCAGCGCTGAGCTCCCCTCTGGGCTGTGGACACCCTGCAGTGCATTCAAGGCTGTGTTCCACTCTTGGCCATGGCAGGGCTCGGCATGGACGCCTTGCAGTGTAGTGAGCACCGGGCTCCACCCTGGTCCATGGCCAGGCTCTGTGTGCATGCTGGGCAGTGAGGTGACCACTGGGCTCCATCCAGCTCCATGGCAGGGCTCTGTGCGTATGCCAGGCAGCGTAGTGAGCACTGGACTCCACTCCATGCTGTGGCAGGGCTCCGCATGCATGCCGTGCAGTGAAGTGACCATGGGGCTCCACCCCATTCCGTGGCAGGGCTCTGCGTGGACACCTTGCAATGTAGTgaccacctggccccagcccactccatgGCAGGGCTCAGCGTGGACCCCCTGCAGCGTAGTGACCACTGGGTTCCACCCCACACCATGGCAGGGCTCAGCGTGGACCCCCTGAAGTGTAGTCAGAGCCCAGCTCCTCTCTGATCCATGGCCAGTCCCCACATGGATTGCCTGCCCCTCACTCAGCCCCAGGCAGTGCCCCACTCTGTGGCCAGGCTCCCTGTGAACTTCTTGTAGTGCAACTGGTCCCAGGCTGGCCTGCATTCTGTGGCTGGGCTCCCCGTGAACTCCCTGCAACTCACTcagcactgggctcccctctgttCCGTGGCCAGGCTCCCCGTGGACTCCATGCAGCACACTCTGCACTGGGCTGCCCTCCGTTCCGTGGCTCAGCTCTCCATGGACTCCCGGCAGCACACTCTGCACTGGGCTGCCCTCCGTTCTGTGGCCAGGCTCTCCATGGACTTCCTGCAGTGCACTCTGCACTGGGCTGCCCTCCGTTCCGTGGCTCAGCTCTCCATGGACTCCCGGCAGCACACTCTGCACTGGGCTGCCCTCCGTTCTGTGGCCAGGCTCTCCATGGACTTCCTGCAGTGCACTCTGCACTGGGCTGCCCTCCGTTCCGTGGCTGGGCTCTCCGTGGACTCCCGGCAATGTGCTCAATGCTGGACTGCCCTCAGTTCCATGGTCGGGCTCTCCATGGACTCTTTGATGCTGCAGGAGCCGTGAGGCCCGGCTGAAGCCACGACCACACTGGGCACACCTGTGGGGACGTTCTCCCGTGTGCAGGAGCTGGTGACGAAGCAGATCCGAGCGCCAAAGGAAGCTCTTCCCACAGTCGCCACAGCGGTGGGGTTTGTCTCCAGTGTGGTTCCTCTGGTGGGAACGCAGCTTGGAGCGGCGGATGAAACTCTTTCCACATGTGGTACATGTGTGGGGCATACCACCTGCAGTTGAACTCTGGGGCACGGTGATGTCCCGCAGGGGGCtggccccctgccttcctggtgGGTGGTCGTGGCCACTGTTCTTATCACGCTTCTGTGGAGGgttcttcctcccttccttcagCACCGGGACCCGAGGCACAGTCTCTCCAGTGCTTCTAAGGAATGGTCCTTGTAGGTCCGGTGTCCCTGGTACACCTGGCTCCGGTGTCTCCAGCTTTACAGCCCTCACAGCACTCCTCAGGCACGACCCCTGCGGCTCCAGTGTCTCTGCTACACCTGGCTCCAGCATCTCCAGCTTTACAGCCCTCACAGCACTCCTCAGGCACGGCCCCTGAGGCTCCAGCATCCCCAGCACACCTGGCTCTGGTGTCTCCAGCTTTACAGCCCTCACAGCACTCCTCAGGCatggcccctgtggctccagcATCCC
The window above is part of the Carettochelys insculpta isolate YL-2023 chromosome 32, ASM3395843v1, whole genome shotgun sequence genome. Proteins encoded here:
- the LOC142004634 gene encoding uncharacterized protein LOC142004634 → MLEPQGLCLRSAMRAVKPETPEPGVLGMLELQGPCLRSAVKAIKSEMPEPGVLGTLEPQGPCLRSAMRAVKPEPLEPQGPYLRSAVKAVKPEMPEPGVAGTLEPQGPCLRSAVRAVKPETPEPGVAGMLQPQGPFLRSSVRAVKPETPEPGVAGTLQPQGPFLRSAVRAVKPEMPEPGVAGMLEPQGLFLRSAVRAVKPETPEPGVAGMLEPQGLCLRSAVKAVKPETAEPGVLGMLEPQGPCLRSAVRAVKLETPEPGVLGMLEPQGPCLRSAVRAVKLEMLEPGVAETLEPQGSCLRSAVRAVKLETPEPGVPGTPDLQGPFLRSTGETVPRVPVLKEGRKNPPQKRDKNSGHDHPPGRQGASPLRDITVPQSSTAGGMPHTCTTCGKSFIRRSKLRSHQRNHTGDKPHRCGDCGKSFLWRSDLLRHQLLHTGERPHRCAQCGRGFSRASRLLQHQRVHGEPDHGTEGSPALSTLPGVHGEPSHGTEGSPVQSALQEVHGEPGHRTEGSPVQSVLPGVHGELSHGTEGSPVQSALQEVHGEPGHRTEGSPVQSVLPGVHGELSHGTEGSPVQSVLHGVHGEPGHGTEGSPVLSELQGVHGEPSHRMQASLGPVALQEVHREPGHRVGHCLGLSEGQAIHVGTGHGSERSWALTTLQGVHAEPCHGVGWNPVVTTLQGVHAEPCHGVGWGQVVTTLQGVHAEPCHGMGWSPMVTSLHGMHAEPCHSMEWSPVLTTLPGIRTEPCHGAGWSPVVTSLPSMHTEPGHGPGWSPVLTTLQGVHAEPCHGQEWNTALNALQGVHSPEGSSALIALQGVHAQPWHSAEGNVAQCPMFTLQRIHAEPCYSTEGPTVQSLELIVLQRIHGEPCHGEEQGLALNAVQPGHGEPYHGAGQGLPLSTVQPGHGETYHGAEQGLALNAVQPGHGEPYHGAGQGLALSAVQPGHGEPYHGAGQGLPLTAVQPGHRETYHGAEQDLALTAVQPGHGETYHRAEQGLPLSSVQPGHGESCHGAGQGLPLSAVQPGHGETYHAAGQGLALNAVQPGHGESCHGAGQGLALNAVQPGHGESCHGAGQDLALNAVQAGHGESCHGAGQELALRAVQPGHAESCHGAGQELAPSAVQPGHGESCHGAGQELPLSAVQPGHGESCHIAGQELAPSAVQPGHGESCHGAEQGLALSAVQPGHGESCHGAEQGLALSPVQPGHGESYHIAGQELAPSAVQPGHGESCHRAGQELALSAVQPGHGESCHRAGQELAPSAVQPGHGESCHGAEQGLAPSAVQPGHGESCHGAEQSLALSPVQPGHGESCHGAEQSLALSPVQPGHGELCQEAECAMTSSLELAALQSLQARENQCVSAEGRGGLAELPAAPGQVNPFQCPECRKCFGRSSYLVKHRRIHGAGKPHQCPQCGKCFSQRSYLCKHRQIHTVAAGKPHECTLCGKRFSLRSYLCKHRRLHAR